One region of Hydrogenobaculum sp. Y04AAS1 genomic DNA includes:
- a CDS encoding RsmG family class I SAM-dependent methyltransferase, giving the protein MDIDKAYEIYINEILKWNKVHKLISKADESKIFERHIKDAEEIFYKLKDFDIKEIADVGAGAGFLGVVFSILDKDLKVSLIEVVAKKCAFLEHIKVKLGLNYEVLCKDATRLEKTFEATIERAFGKPLDIVSTMEKLSNKYTFLVLGENEDLKPLKHLGYTPIKLSKGFLAFKSLK; this is encoded by the coding sequence ATGGATATAGATAAAGCTTATGAAATATATATAAATGAAATCCTAAAATGGAACAAGGTACATAAGCTTATATCAAAAGCCGATGAATCAAAGATTTTTGAAAGACACATAAAAGACGCTGAAGAGATATTTTACAAATTAAAAGATTTTGATATAAAAGAAATAGCAGATGTAGGAGCTGGAGCTGGTTTTTTAGGCGTGGTGTTTTCTATCCTTGATAAGGATCTAAAAGTTAGTCTAATAGAAGTTGTGGCAAAAAAATGCGCTTTTTTAGAGCATATAAAAGTTAAGCTTGGACTAAATTACGAGGTTTTATGCAAAGATGCCACTCGTTTAGAAAAAACCTTTGAGGCCACTATAGAAAGGGCTTTTGGCAAACCCCTTGATATAGTAAGTACGATGGAAAAACTATCAAACAAATATACGTTTCTTGTCTTAGGAGAAAACGAGGACCTTAAACCTTTAAAACATTTAGGCTATACACCAATTAAGCTATCAAAGGGTTTTTTGGCTTTTAAAAGCCTAAAATAA